From Vreelandella neptunia, the proteins below share one genomic window:
- a CDS encoding phage major tail tube protein, producing MALPNILKDFNLFGDGNNWQGQIPELTLPELARRMVEYEGGGMDGPIEVDHGQELMTFEWTAGGLIVDGLFDTFGSPVHDAAMLRFTGSYESDEDGGIIPVEIVVRGRHKTIAMGDASKGDNNTQSITTTLSYYKLVVDGEDIIERDVPGYVFTVRGVDRMAQRRRALGL from the coding sequence ATGGCATTACCCAACATTCTCAAAGACTTCAATCTCTTCGGCGACGGCAACAACTGGCAGGGTCAGATTCCAGAACTCACGCTGCCCGAACTCGCCCGCCGCATGGTCGAGTACGAAGGCGGCGGCATGGACGGCCCCATCGAAGTCGACCACGGCCAAGAGCTAATGACGTTTGAATGGACGGCCGGCGGCCTGATCGTCGACGGCCTGTTCGACACCTTCGGCAGCCCCGTACACGACGCCGCCATGCTCCGCTTTACCGGCTCTTACGAATCCGACGAAGACGGCGGCATCATCCCGGTCGAGATCGTCGTTCGTGGCCGTCACAAAACGATTGCTATGGGCGACGCCAGTAAGGGCGACAACAACACCCAGAGCATCACCACCACGCTCAGTTACTACAAGCTGGTGGTAGACGGCGAAGACATCATCGAGCGCGACGTTCCCGGCTACGTCTTCACCGTACGCGGCGTCGACCGAATGGCCCAACGCCGCCGCGCCTTAGGCCTTTAA
- a CDS encoding phage tail assembly protein, producing MTDKTKAQAVEKAETTNAPGVKTEATETQTATAPGVATEVVELETPLQRGKTLVSEITIRKPMAGGLRGVSVVDVMNLDVAALSKVLPRITTPALTEGELKTMDIVDLIQLGSALNGFLTPKKFKEVEA from the coding sequence ATGACTGATAAGACCAAAGCCCAAGCCGTTGAGAAAGCAGAAACAACTAATGCACCAGGTGTGAAAACCGAAGCCACTGAAACGCAAACCGCCACCGCCCCAGGCGTGGCCACCGAAGTCGTCGAGCTGGAAACCCCGCTGCAGCGTGGCAAAACGCTGGTAAGCGAAATCACCATCCGCAAGCCCATGGCCGGTGGCCTGCGCGGCGTCAGCGTCGTCGACGTCATGAACCTCGACGTTGCCGCCCTCTCCAAAGTGCTACCCCGCATCACCACGCCCGCCCTCACCGAAGGCGAGCTGAAAACCATGGACATCGTCGACCTCATCCAGCTGGGCTCGGCGCTGAACGGTTTTTTAACACCAAAAAAGTTCAAGGAAGTCGAAGCCTAG
- a CDS encoding GpE family phage tail protein codes for MADLAMVFHWEPQAMDGMELEELMEWRERARKRHEGSKPKGKPGK; via the coding sequence ATGGCCGACCTAGCCATGGTGTTCCACTGGGAGCCCCAAGCGATGGACGGCATGGAGCTGGAAGAACTCATGGAATGGCGCGAACGCGCCCGCAAACGCCACGAAGGCAGCAAGCCCAAAGGTAAGCCGGGCAAATAA